CGGATATTCATCGGAAAGAACATCATGCAACGTCTGTTTCTTGTTGATAGCGGTGGATATCATCGCCTGGATGGCCTTTTTGCCGGGAAAACGCCTGACCCCGGAAGTACGCACGAATGCCGCCCGGATGTGATGGATGGCGTCCATGGCATCGGCCTGATCCAGAAGCGTGAAATTTGCGGGATACCCGATGCGTTCCGCATAGCGGTGAAGCAGTTGATTACAGTAAAAATGGAACGTCCCTCCTTTCACCCTGGAACAGCGCTCATCGAGAAGCCCTGATGCCCTTTCGAGCATTTCGCGCGCGGCACGCCGTGTAAAAGTAAGCAGCAGAATAGATTCGGGCGGTGTACCATCTTCCACCAGACGGGCCACACGATAGACCAGAGTCCGGGTTTTTCCGGTACCGGCACCGGCAACAACCAGCGCAGCCCCACGGTCGTGCATAACCGCTTCGCATTGCGCCTCATTCAACACCTCGCGGTACGCAATGGCATACTGTGTACCCCTGGCTTTTGGATCCTCGTTGTGTAATACGAATTTTTTCATAGCAGTATGCAGGTCACGAAACATGTGCAATATATGTCATATCACAAACAAACACCACAAGCCGATATCAGAAAAAATTGGATAATAAACATTCAAAAAATGAGTCAAATCATTGTATTTTCCTTCAACTACGTTGCTTTTTGAAATTATTAATGATGCGCGCTCTTTCTCTTTTCCTTTTACTGCTGTTCTCTTCTCTTCTTCTGGTTCATTGTGGATCTGCAGATCCTGACCGTGAAGCCAATCGTCTGTTTGTGGAAGCATTCACGCTGGTAGAGCGTGCAGGCGAACAGGAGCGTGAGAGTCTGCGGGAGGCCCATCAAAACTACCAGCAGGCGCTGGCCAATATCGACAGGATCATCGAAGAGTATCCGGAGACCCAGGTGGCGGTCAATGTCACCCAGCAGCAGACCCGCATCGGTGAGATGACGATTGGGGAGCTGCGGCGCAAGGTCCCGGTTTTTGAAGCCCGTGCCGGTGCGTTGGCCGGTTTTCCAGAGATGTCCCGGTATCTGATCGGCCGAATCGGTGATGAGGTGACCCGCGCCGAGCGGTTTATCCGATTGGGGCACTGGTACCATGAACACGGTGAGAGTCCGGCCGAAGCACTGGAGCAAGCCGCCCAAATCGCTCACAGGCACTGGAGCACCGAAGTCTCCGACCCCATTTATAACAAATTGTCTGTTGCGTATGCGCGTTTCGGTGAGTGGCCGGAAGCGCTGGAACTGGCAGATCGCATCCAGAACAGGCAACTTCTTTTCGATGCCCTTGAAGCGATCATCGGCAGCGGCTATGTAGCGCAGGGACAATATTCCGGTAATGATCCCCTGTTGCGACTCGTGGAGTTTGCAGGCCCGACCCGCTCGGCGGGACTTCGAGCCGATCTGGTCCGGGAGCTCTTCGGACATGGCCTGGAGGAAGCGGCGCTGGATTTGGCCGATCTGCCGCTGCCAGATCCCGAAGGTGACGCCCTCGCTCACATAGATGCACTCACAGGCCTGGCTGAAGCCTATGCCTCTAACGGCGCCTTTGAGCCCGCCCGGCATGTCATTGAGCAGATCAAGCGGCTGGATGAGGACTACGCCGATTTTGCCTTGCGTGATTTAAGTATTGAACTGGCATCGCGGAGGATGATGGAGGATGCGATTGCGGTCGTTTCCGGTTTTGACCGTGATTATTTCAGGGAAACCGCCTTGGCAGGGATAGCGGTGGAATTTGCCAGAAACGGTCAGGTTACCGAAGCCCTGAACATTCTTGATGAGGTTCCGGATCAAACCGGGGAAAAACTTGACGCCTATGTAGAAATCGCCTGGCTGCTCACCGACTTCATGGACCATGAGCGTTCCGACTCGCTGCTGCAGATCGTCCGGCCTCTTATGGAGGATGGAACCTCTCCCCTTCAGAAAATTGAGCTGAAACTCAGGATCACCGACATATATGTGATGAGAAATACGCGACCGGAAGCGGCGGAAACACTCCTCCAGACCGGTGAGATATTATCCGATATCACCAGTACCGGTCACCGGAACCGGTTCCTGCACAGAATCGCGCATAAATGGCTGAATCTCGGCCGACCCGACCGCATCCTGGATATGGCGGCACAATTTGACATGGAGCATGAGCACTTTGACCGGTTGTTCACCGAGTTGCTTGAGGCTGCGGTCGATGCCGGCTATAACGACCTTGCGCTTCGGCTGGCCGGTATGTCAAACAGGCAGCACTACTATACTTATCGCCTGACCGATATCCATATCCGGCAGAACCAGTTTGAACGCGCCGCCAGGATTGCCTACGATATTCGCAACTACTACTGGCGAGTGCTGGCTCTGGCAGAAGCCTCACAGGGTTTTGCCGGTAGCGGCGACGAGTTGCTGGCTGCAAAAGCCGCTGCGGATACGTTGCAATTCCTCAGCCGCATCCGGTTGGCCGAGGAGAGCGAAGAGGCCTTGGAGTATGCCTCATCCAGAATGGCCTCGGCAGGTATCACAATGAATAATGAGCTTCAATCGTTGGCAGAGAGCCTTATCGGCAACCTGCAATAGCTGGTTGCCTCACCCTTTACCTCCGCACCGGCGTCATGAAAAGAATATGCAGCTACCTTAAGGTGCTTCTCCTGCTGGTTCCCGGTTTTGTTCTGTCCAGCTGTACCCGTACCGTCGAATACGTTTTCCATCAGCCCCCTTCAGAAGAGACGTACCTGACCGGCTATCCATTCGGGAACACGGGACCGTATCTGGAGAAAATGATGCAATCGGTCAAAAGGGTAACCAGTACCGCCTACTACACCACCTATCTCTTTGATCCGGCGGATCAACTCACTCCCGCCAGTTTAACGGATCCCGACTCTCCGGAGGTTTTATCCTACTCCCGGTATTCTTCAAACCAAACTTCTGCCGGCACCGCTGTTGTCATATACAGCTCTGCACAGAGGGTCGGCCTGCTCACCGCCAACCATGTTATATCCAAACCCGATACGGTTTATCAATTTGCCGATGCCGATGCCGATGCCGAAATTCTGGAGAGTGTCACAATCAGGCAACGACAGGTCAACTGGCTGATCGATACTGCGTTTCTCGGCTCATTCGAGGTCCTGGCAGCCGACGAAAGCGCCGACCTTGCCATTATCGGAGCCCGTATCGATCAGGTTGCTATCGACGGATCCGTGCGTTCGCAATTTCCGGTATTTCCGTACCCATTTGGTGAGCCTCAAGAATTGACACCCGGTGCATTTACCTATGCCTTTGGATACCCGCGCGGTTACCCCATGGTAACCACCGGAGTCGTCAGTAACCCCAACCGGGGTGAATACCATGCGTTTATAACTGACGCCCTGTTCAATCCGGGATTCAGTGGCGGAGCCGTAGTAGCCATAAGGGATAATGTCCCGGACTTTGAGTGGGTGGGCATGGCG
The Balneolales bacterium ANBcel1 DNA segment above includes these coding regions:
- a CDS encoding serine protease — its product is MKRICSYLKVLLLLVPGFVLSSCTRTVEYVFHQPPSEETYLTGYPFGNTGPYLEKMMQSVKRVTSTAYYTTYLFDPADQLTPASLTDPDSPEVLSYSRYSSNQTSAGTAVVIYSSAQRVGLLTANHVISKPDTVYQFADADADAEILESVTIRQRQVNWLIDTAFLGSFEVLAADESADLAIIGARIDQVAIDGSVRSQFPVFPYPFGEPQELTPGAFTYAFGYPRGYPMVTTGVVSNPNRGEYHAFITDALFNPGFSGGAVVAIRDNVPDFEWVGMARSASASSEWLIVPDEDIAMQQIPHHPYRDDIYVRERSRIDYGITHIVPATRIKRFLLEYEELLAGKRYRIRL